A genomic segment from Janibacter sp. DB-40 encodes:
- a CDS encoding NAD(P)H-binding protein, producing MASSTAQDDTIGSSRRVLVTGATGYVGSHLVPALLDAGHTVLAASRSGTSAFPWDGDVETREFDVEDEELIDRAVEGVDVVIYLIHSMASSDFERRDREAATRVAAACERAGVDRIVYLSGLVPDGELSPHLRSRHEVEQIFLESAVPTVVLRASMIIGAGSTSYELLRRLSERLPIFTPVPSWMRSLIQPIAIEDVTRIMQRAVASPETINRAFDVGGEDVLTYFELLQLFARVAGLLRVQVSVPGLPQEVVGESSAIISGMPRNEVNNLIESLRHDMVCEDYDVRDALLEPDYDYLPIGDGLRRALGQEDESRTP from the coding sequence ATGGCTTCCTCGACAGCACAGGACGACACCATCGGATCGTCCCGGCGGGTCCTGGTCACGGGGGCGACCGGCTACGTCGGGTCCCACCTCGTACCGGCGCTCCTCGACGCGGGACACACCGTCCTCGCCGCCAGCCGGTCGGGCACCAGCGCCTTCCCCTGGGACGGGGACGTCGAGACCCGCGAGTTCGACGTCGAGGACGAGGAGCTGATCGATCGCGCGGTCGAGGGGGTCGACGTCGTCATCTACCTGATCCACTCCATGGCCTCCTCGGACTTCGAGCGCCGGGACCGCGAGGCCGCGACGCGGGTCGCCGCGGCGTGCGAGCGGGCCGGGGTGGACCGCATCGTCTACCTCTCCGGCCTCGTCCCCGACGGCGAGCTGTCCCCGCACCTGCGCTCCCGGCACGAGGTGGAGCAGATCTTCCTGGAGTCCGCGGTCCCGACGGTCGTGCTGCGGGCCTCGATGATCATCGGTGCCGGCTCCACCTCCTACGAGCTGCTGCGCAGGCTCAGCGAGCGGTTGCCGATCTTCACCCCGGTCCCGTCGTGGATGCGCAGCCTGATCCAGCCGATCGCGATCGAGGACGTCACGCGCATAATGCAGCGCGCGGTGGCCTCCCCCGAGACGATCAACCGGGCCTTCGACGTCGGCGGCGAGGACGTCCTGACCTACTTCGAGCTGCTGCAGCTCTTCGCCCGGGTCGCCGGCCTGCTCCGCGTCCAGGTCAGCGTGCCCGGTCTGCCCCAGGAGGTCGTGGGTGAGTCCAGCGCGATCATCTCGGGGATGCCGCGCAACGAGGTCAACAACCTCATCGAGAGCCTGCGTCACGACATGGTGTGCGAGGACTACGACGTCCGCGACGCGCTGCTGGAGCCCGACTACGACTACCTGCCGATCGGCGATGGGCTGCGCCGGGCGCTGGGCCAGGAGGACGAGTCGAGAACGCCGTGA
- a CDS encoding gas vesicle protein, whose protein sequence is MAEQSETAAQEETDSTTSEDSTTPAKKSTAKKTTAKKSAPKKRAVSTKKSTSDDSDSRSSSDGDSRSSSGRGSRLNAVKIARSAKQQLAELLNKESETVIGVQRTDDGWEVDLEVVETRRIPDTTDVLAIYRVELDDDGEIEGYERLERYIRGKTEGGGTRG, encoded by the coding sequence ATGGCCGAGCAGAGCGAGACAGCCGCCCAGGAGGAGACCGACAGCACGACGTCGGAGGACTCGACGACCCCGGCCAAGAAGTCGACCGCCAAGAAGACGACGGCGAAGAAGTCGGCACCGAAGAAGCGCGCCGTCTCCACGAAGAAGTCGACCTCGGACGACAGCGACTCGCGCTCGTCCTCGGACGGCGACTCGCGCTCGTCCTCGGGTCGTGGCTCGCGGCTGAACGCCGTGAAGATCGCCCGCTCGGCCAAGCAGCAGCTCGCCGAGCTGCTCAACAAGGAGAGCGAGACGGTCATCGGCGTCCAGCGCACCGACGACGGCTGGGAGGTCGACCTCGAGGTCGTCGAGACCCGCCGCATCCCCGACACCACGGACGTGCTGGCGATCTACCGCGTCGAGCTCGACGACGACGGGGAGATCGAGGGCTACGAGCGCCTCGAGCGCTACATCCGCGGCAAGACCGAGGGTGGCGGTACGCGTGGCTGA
- a CDS encoding GvpL/GvpF family gas vesicle protein: protein METTRGFYAYGIVPSSRTDLPDTGMGFDEPHLAAVGPVAVVGEWVDLQANLAKKRHLTAHTDLLNRLAQDGPVLPLQFGSVLADDGQAVVDLFGADPGWYADRLAELEGLSQYVLRAQYDLDEALAQLVDSDPEIARLRERTRGRPDEERHDERVRLGELVSQAMEARKGQDAEWVRSRIEPWVTAVAPATWAAWTGSRSWHSR from the coding sequence GTGGAGACCACGCGGGGCTTCTACGCGTACGGCATCGTCCCCTCGAGTCGGACCGACCTGCCGGACACGGGCATGGGCTTCGACGAGCCGCACCTTGCGGCCGTCGGGCCCGTGGCCGTCGTCGGCGAGTGGGTCGACCTGCAGGCGAACCTCGCGAAGAAGCGGCACCTCACCGCGCACACCGATCTGCTCAACCGCTTGGCGCAGGACGGCCCGGTCCTGCCCCTGCAGTTCGGCTCGGTGCTGGCGGACGACGGCCAAGCCGTCGTCGACCTGTTCGGTGCAGACCCGGGCTGGTACGCCGATCGGCTCGCCGAGCTCGAGGGCCTGAGCCAGTACGTCCTGAGGGCTCAGTACGACCTCGACGAGGCGCTCGCGCAGCTGGTGGACTCCGACCCGGAGATCGCCCGGTTGCGCGAGCGCACGCGGGGGCGACCCGACGAGGAGCGGCACGACGAGCGCGTGCGGCTCGGTGAGCTGGTCTCGCAGGCGATGGAGGCCCGCAAGGGGCAGGACGCGGAGTGGGTGCGCTCCCGCATCGAGCCATGGGTCACCGCCGTGGCCCCCGCGACGTGGGCGGCATGGACGGGCTCGCGGAGCTGGCACTCGCGCTGA
- the gvpJ gene encoding gas vesicle protein GvpJ, translated as MAEDQPSQREQPAAPPQAFQGAMQRQMEPRNANLADILERVLDKGIVIAGDISVSLVDVELLTIRIRLLVASVDKAKEMGIDWWENDPMLSSRARRQEIDAGRERSDSLEQENAELRRRLEQLEADRG; from the coding sequence GTGGCTGAGGACCAGCCCTCGCAGCGGGAGCAGCCCGCCGCACCGCCGCAAGCCTTCCAGGGCGCGATGCAGCGACAGATGGAGCCGCGCAACGCCAACCTCGCCGACATCCTCGAGCGGGTGCTGGACAAGGGCATCGTCATCGCCGGCGACATCTCCGTCTCGCTCGTCGACGTCGAGCTGCTGACGATCCGCATCCGGCTGCTCGTCGCCTCGGTGGACAAGGCCAAGGAGATGGGCATCGACTGGTGGGAGAACGACCCGATGCTCAGCTCCCGGGCCCGTCGCCAGGAGATCGACGCGGGCCGGGAGCGCTCGGACTCGCTGGAGCAGGAGAACGCCGAGCTGCGCCGTCGTCTCGAGCAGCTGGAGGCCGACCGTGGCTGA
- a CDS encoding NAD(P)-dependent oxidoreductase has protein sequence MTKRRILITGSAGGVGSILTQRLQHEYEITGHDLTAVPDADPVVLGADLADYEAVRTLMSGIDTVVHLAGAASPESSWDAVLGANIIGSRNVLEAARDAGVRRVVFASSNHAMGMYDRHEEWPVYPDSPPRPDSLYGVSKVFGEVLGRYYHDEYGLSFIALRIGWVAGDPTTVDADVLHAMWLSEDDTVQVVRRAIEAEVEFGTYYAISDNPNRRWSMTNTNLELGYRPQDSWSDLAPEDEPVIEGGAPVDDSWPEGS, from the coding sequence ATGACCAAGCGACGCATCCTCATCACCGGATCGGCAGGCGGCGTGGGCTCGATCCTCACGCAGCGCCTCCAGCACGAGTACGAGATCACCGGACACGACCTGACCGCCGTGCCGGACGCGGACCCGGTGGTCCTGGGGGCGGACCTCGCCGACTACGAGGCGGTGCGCACCCTGATGTCCGGCATCGACACGGTCGTCCACCTCGCCGGCGCCGCCTCCCCCGAGTCCTCCTGGGACGCGGTGCTCGGGGCGAACATCATCGGCTCCCGCAACGTCCTCGAGGCGGCGCGTGATGCCGGCGTGCGGCGGGTGGTCTTCGCCTCCTCGAACCACGCGATGGGCATGTACGACCGTCACGAGGAGTGGCCGGTCTACCCGGACAGCCCTCCCCGCCCGGACTCGCTCTACGGGGTCTCGAAGGTCTTCGGCGAGGTCCTCGGCCGCTACTACCACGACGAGTACGGGCTGTCCTTCATCGCGTTGCGCATCGGGTGGGTGGCCGGCGACCCCACGACCGTGGACGCCGACGTCCTGCACGCGATGTGGCTCAGCGAGGACGACACCGTCCAGGTGGTGCGGCGGGCCATCGAGGCGGAAGTCGAGTTCGGGACCTACTACGCGATCTCCGACAACCCCAACCGCCGCTGGTCGATGACCAATACCAACCTCGAGCTGGGCTACCGGCCGCAGGACTCCTGGTCCGACCTCGCCCCCGAGGACGAGCCCGTCATCGAGGGCGGGGCCCCCGTGGACGACAGCTGGCCCGAGGGCTCGTGA
- a CDS encoding MFS transporter encodes MSSVWTARGMPSLLWATFLGFSGFAVLLPVAPLWAVHGGADEGGAGLVNGVLLLVTVLTQFSVPALLGRFGWGPTLAAGLVLLGAPSLGLIATDSLATILGLSAVRGVGFGILTVTGSAAVAELSDPSTRGKAVGAYGLSIAGPQVVLLPLGSWVAETVGFTLVFAVGALPLLGVPAALALGRALQASPQHDEVADAPDGPSTPRVALTLLRPMVLLVGVTIAGGAVLTFGPQMVRDPAVVIPALALLELMAAILRWWIGGVADRYGAERFVAPFVVLTVVGVSAIAWAVHVQSVPLLLLGAVLLGSAYGALQNLTLVISFAAVTRRHIGLASSIWNVGFDLGTAVGSVTVGAIAVRYDFSVALLVTAAFALLTLPLTLLHRPARRPVT; translated from the coding sequence GTGAGCAGTGTGTGGACCGCGCGGGGGATGCCCTCGCTGCTGTGGGCGACCTTCCTCGGGTTCAGTGGCTTCGCGGTCCTCCTGCCGGTCGCCCCTCTCTGGGCCGTGCACGGCGGCGCGGACGAAGGGGGCGCCGGCCTCGTCAACGGCGTCCTGCTCCTCGTCACGGTCCTCACGCAGTTCTCCGTCCCGGCGCTGCTGGGTCGCTTCGGCTGGGGACCGACGCTCGCCGCCGGTCTGGTCCTGCTCGGAGCGCCGTCACTCGGCCTCATCGCCACCGACTCGTTGGCAACCATCCTCGGGCTCTCGGCCGTGCGCGGCGTCGGCTTCGGCATCCTCACCGTCACCGGGAGCGCGGCCGTCGCGGAGCTGTCCGACCCGAGCACGCGCGGCAAGGCCGTCGGCGCCTACGGCCTGTCGATCGCCGGGCCCCAGGTCGTCCTGCTGCCGCTGGGCTCGTGGGTCGCCGAGACGGTCGGCTTCACGCTCGTCTTCGCCGTCGGCGCCCTACCGCTGCTCGGGGTGCCGGCGGCCCTGGCCCTCGGACGTGCGCTCCAAGCCTCCCCCCAGCACGACGAGGTGGCCGACGCCCCCGACGGGCCCAGCACGCCACGCGTGGCACTGACGCTCCTGCGTCCGATGGTCCTGCTCGTCGGCGTGACGATCGCCGGCGGGGCCGTGCTCACCTTCGGTCCCCAGATGGTGCGCGACCCGGCCGTCGTCATCCCGGCCCTGGCCTTGCTGGAGCTCATGGCCGCGATCCTGCGCTGGTGGATCGGCGGCGTCGCGGACCGGTACGGCGCGGAGCGGTTCGTCGCCCCCTTCGTCGTCCTCACCGTGGTCGGGGTCAGCGCGATCGCCTGGGCGGTGCACGTGCAGTCCGTGCCGCTGCTCCTCCTGGGCGCGGTCCTGCTCGGCAGCGCCTACGGCGCCCTGCAGAACCTCACCCTCGTCATCTCCTTCGCCGCGGTGACCCGCCGGCACATCGGGCTGGCCAGCTCGATCTGGAACGTCGGCTTCGATCTGGGCACCGCCGTCGGGTCCGTGACCGTGGGCGCGATCGCCGTGCGGTACGACTTCTCCGTGGCGCTGCTCGTCACCGCGGCCTTCGCGCTGCTGACGCTTCCGCTCACCCTGCTGCACCGACCAGCTCGTCGACCCGTCACCTGA
- a CDS encoding cation:proton antiporter: MDVNVVLTLFAGALLVFAAFSTVLQRVSLPGPLLCLLFGLLVGPHALSLLDPHALGVSTSGLLEQVARITLAVGLAGVALRLPHGYWRASVRWLVLIIGVGMAMMLLVATAALWWGLGVSFLLALLLGAVVTPTDPVVTTPIVTGSLAAEKVPERVRHDLSAESGINDGLAYLFVMLPVLLMTSPGRAWHDLLTRVLLVEVLGAVALGLVAGYLLGRVFVLVQERGWMEESSYLAFIVPLALLLLGAGKLIGTDGLLVVFVGVAVFGQVIPQRDEAEEDKIHDAVARLFLLPVFLLLGTALPVQEWASLGWAAPAVIAVAVIARRMATVWSLRPLLKTVHDRSETAFLSWFAPVGVSALFYATLAERHTGNQEIFVHASLAITVSVLVHGLTAAPFSGWLHARRMRLAAPGRTTR, translated from the coding sequence GTGGATGTCAATGTGGTGCTGACGCTCTTTGCCGGGGCGTTGCTGGTCTTCGCCGCGTTCTCGACCGTGCTGCAACGGGTCAGCCTGCCGGGTCCGCTGCTCTGCCTGCTCTTCGGGCTGCTGGTCGGGCCGCACGCCCTGAGCCTGCTGGACCCTCATGCGCTGGGGGTCTCGACCTCCGGCCTGCTGGAGCAGGTCGCCCGGATCACCCTGGCCGTGGGACTGGCTGGTGTCGCTCTGCGCCTGCCGCACGGGTACTGGCGGGCCAGTGTGCGCTGGCTCGTGCTCATCATCGGGGTGGGGATGGCGATGATGTTGCTCGTCGCCACCGCGGCGCTGTGGTGGGGTCTGGGCGTCTCGTTCCTGCTGGCGCTGCTGCTCGGCGCCGTCGTGACACCGACCGATCCGGTGGTCACCACACCCATCGTCACCGGCTCCCTGGCGGCCGAGAAGGTGCCCGAGCGGGTCCGTCACGACCTCTCGGCCGAGAGCGGCATCAACGACGGGCTGGCCTATCTCTTCGTCATGCTTCCAGTGCTCCTGATGACCTCTCCCGGGCGGGCCTGGCACGACCTGCTCACCCGGGTCCTGCTGGTCGAGGTGCTCGGTGCCGTGGCGCTGGGCCTCGTGGCCGGGTACCTGCTGGGCCGGGTCTTCGTGCTGGTGCAGGAGCGGGGGTGGATGGAGGAGAGCTCGTACCTGGCCTTCATCGTGCCCCTGGCATTGCTGCTGCTGGGTGCCGGCAAGCTCATCGGCACCGACGGACTCCTCGTGGTCTTCGTCGGTGTGGCGGTCTTCGGGCAGGTCATCCCGCAGCGTGACGAAGCCGAGGAGGACAAGATCCATGACGCCGTCGCCCGCCTGTTCCTCCTGCCGGTCTTCCTGCTGCTCGGCACCGCACTGCCCGTGCAGGAGTGGGCCTCGTTGGGGTGGGCCGCCCCGGCGGTGATCGCGGTCGCCGTCATCGCGCGACGGATGGCCACCGTGTGGTCCCTGCGGCCACTGCTGAAGACCGTCCACGACCGTAGCGAGACGGCCTTCTTGAGCTGGTTCGCACCCGTCGGCGTCTCGGCGTTGTTCTACGCCACGCTGGCCGAGCGACACACCGGGAACCAGGAGATCTTCGTCCACGCCAGCCTGGCCATCACGGTCTCCGTACTCGTGCACGGGCTCACGGCAGCCCCCTTCAGTGGGTGGCTGCACGCTCGCCGGATGCGACTAGCCGCGCCCGGGCGAACGACTCGGTAG
- the gvpJ gene encoding gas vesicle protein GvpJ, giving the protein MTVTSGRSGGGYLSRPEPSGLADVIEIILDKGLVIDAYVRVSLIGIEVLTIDARIVIASVDTYLRFAEATNRLDLEAKSKDLQDLVGGTMESGAKGKTKGALEGAKDAVFGDDDDDDDDGEQSRPRRSSSSSSRPRKQAARSSR; this is encoded by the coding sequence ATGACCGTGACATCCGGCCGCTCCGGCGGCGGTTACCTGTCCCGACCCGAACCGAGCGGCCTGGCGGACGTCATCGAGATCATCCTGGACAAGGGACTGGTCATCGATGCGTACGTGCGCGTCTCCCTGATCGGCATCGAGGTGCTGACCATCGATGCGCGCATCGTCATCGCCTCGGTCGACACCTACCTGCGCTTCGCGGAGGCGACCAACCGACTCGACCTGGAGGCGAAGTCCAAGGACCTGCAGGACCTGGTCGGCGGCACCATGGAGAGCGGGGCCAAGGGCAAGACGAAGGGCGCCCTCGAGGGCGCCAAGGACGCCGTCTTCGGCGACGACGACGATGACGACGACGACGGCGAGCAGTCGCGTCCCCGTCGTTCCAGCAGCTCCTCCAGCCGTCCCCGCAAGCAGGCGGCGCGATCCAGTCGGTGA
- a CDS encoding SRPBCC family protein yields the protein MSARDNAGKVLKEIGGNLPLDRLKDEAKNALGAAGDKAISSAGDKVKQATGSLNDITEGGGVVGRATKEGAEAAAKGDSPVKGAIAGGAKGVKDKIVSVFTGGDKDPSHSTNIIESVEVGVPLSVAYNQWTLFHEQADYMRKVKNVDTPEDNQVKYTAKIFLSKRTWTGTIIEQVPDQHIVWRSEGEKGHVDGTISFHELAPRLTKVIVVLEYYPGGFFEKTANLWRAQGRRARSDLRHYARHVQTRSILQDADEIEGWRGEIRDEEVVADHDEVVEEEQQQRDEGSEAPPEDEYSDDEVAEDEAPEEDYEDEGEYPEEEYAEEEGEYAEGEPAEEEGEYAEEEPAEEEGEYAEEEGEYAEEEPAEEEGEYADEEEYDVEPVEDEPEEELDEERER from the coding sequence ATGAGCGCACGCGACAATGCAGGCAAGGTCCTCAAGGAGATCGGCGGCAACCTGCCGCTGGACCGGTTGAAGGACGAGGCGAAGAACGCCCTCGGCGCTGCCGGGGACAAGGCGATCTCGTCAGCGGGGGACAAGGTCAAGCAGGCGACCGGTTCCCTCAACGACATCACCGAGGGTGGAGGTGTCGTCGGACGGGCGACCAAGGAGGGCGCCGAGGCGGCCGCCAAGGGTGACTCGCCCGTCAAGGGGGCCATCGCCGGAGGCGCGAAGGGGGTCAAGGACAAGATCGTCTCCGTCTTCACCGGCGGCGACAAGGACCCCTCGCACTCGACCAACATCATCGAGTCGGTCGAGGTCGGCGTGCCGCTGAGCGTCGCCTACAACCAGTGGACGCTCTTCCACGAGCAGGCCGACTACATGCGCAAGGTCAAGAACGTCGACACGCCCGAGGACAACCAGGTCAAGTACACGGCCAAGATCTTCCTGTCGAAGCGCACCTGGACCGGCACGATCATCGAGCAGGTCCCGGACCAGCACATCGTCTGGCGCTCCGAGGGGGAGAAGGGCCACGTCGACGGGACGATCAGCTTCCACGAGCTGGCTCCGCGCCTGACGAAGGTGATCGTCGTCCTCGAGTACTACCCCGGAGGCTTCTTCGAGAAGACCGCCAACCTCTGGCGCGCCCAGGGCCGCCGGGCCCGCTCGGACCTGCGCCACTACGCCCGCCACGTCCAGACCCGCAGCATCCTGCAGGACGCCGACGAGATCGAGGGCTGGCGCGGCGAGATCCGCGACGAGGAGGTCGTCGCGGACCACGACGAGGTCGTGGAGGAGGAGCAGCAGCAGCGCGACGAAGGGAGCGAGGCACCTCCCGAGGACGAGTACTCCGACGACGAGGTGGCCGAGGACGAGGCACCTGAGGAAGACTACGAGGACGAGGGGGAGTACCCCGAGGAGGAGTACGCCGAGGAAGAAGGCGAGTACGCCGAGGGGGAGCCTGCCGAGGAGGAAGGCGAGTACGCGGAGGAGGAGCCCGCCGAGGAGGAAGGCGAGTACGCCGAGGAAGAAGGCGAGTACGCCGAGGAGGAGCCCGCCGAGGAAGAAGGCGAGTACGCCGACGAGGAGGAGTACGACGTCGAGCCCGTCGAGGACGAGCCCGAGGAAGAGCTGGACGAGGAGCGCGAGCGCTGA
- a CDS encoding DUF4236 domain-containing protein, whose product MGFYFRVAPGVRVRLTGRGVRTSLGPRAARVHVGAGGPGVSTGAGPVSYYHGLGGSRPRRRGSTGQRSRSLAAATKAEQAEQIARAIDAVLELHRPHFPPAERPEAERWDVLPLGELIRRREKAAAAEHWLFAVRKRRAARKRARATAIAEHAALVRSADVQQEQDQLVLDAWWHRLLDNDHDAVLAALARALEDNDAESAPVGVEADVASVVVRVPDAEALPERIPGTTAAGNLSLRKATRSQWNALYSHMVAGYVVVTAKEVLATAPSIREAGVVAVRRTPADAYGDREPEALMAARFTRETLEGVRWEEADAMQVLTDASTEYVLEQKGIAREIQALDTDDHPDIAAAVRVIDLDDDDDE is encoded by the coding sequence ATGGGTTTCTACTTCAGGGTCGCGCCCGGGGTCCGGGTGCGCCTGACCGGCCGTGGGGTGCGCACCAGCCTCGGGCCGCGGGCTGCGCGCGTGCACGTCGGTGCAGGCGGGCCCGGGGTCTCCACCGGTGCCGGCCCGGTCAGCTACTACCACGGCCTCGGTGGGTCACGGCCGCGTCGGCGCGGCTCGACCGGGCAGCGCAGTCGCTCCCTCGCGGCGGCGACCAAGGCCGAGCAGGCCGAGCAGATCGCCCGGGCGATCGACGCCGTCCTCGAGCTGCACCGACCACACTTTCCGCCCGCCGAGCGGCCCGAGGCCGAGCGGTGGGACGTGCTCCCCCTGGGCGAGCTGATCCGGCGCCGGGAGAAGGCAGCCGCCGCGGAGCACTGGCTCTTCGCCGTCCGCAAGCGCCGGGCCGCCCGCAAGCGCGCCCGGGCCACGGCGATCGCCGAGCACGCGGCGCTGGTGCGCTCGGCGGACGTCCAGCAGGAGCAGGACCAGCTGGTCCTGGACGCCTGGTGGCACCGGCTGCTGGACAACGACCACGACGCCGTCCTCGCGGCCCTCGCACGAGCGCTCGAGGACAACGACGCCGAGTCCGCCCCGGTGGGCGTTGAGGCGGACGTTGCGTCGGTGGTCGTGCGGGTGCCCGACGCCGAGGCGCTGCCGGAGCGGATCCCCGGCACCACGGCAGCGGGCAATCTCTCGCTGCGCAAGGCGACCAGGAGCCAGTGGAACGCCCTCTACTCCCACATGGTCGCCGGGTACGTCGTCGTCACGGCCAAGGAGGTCCTGGCCACCGCCCCGTCGATCCGGGAGGCCGGCGTGGTCGCCGTCCGCCGCACCCCGGCCGATGCGTACGGGGACCGGGAGCCCGAGGCGCTCATGGCGGCACGGTTCACCCGGGAGACGCTCGAGGGCGTCCGCTGGGAGGAGGCCGACGCGATGCAGGTGCTCACCGACGCCTCCACCGAGTACGTCCTGGAGCAGAAGGGCATCGCGCGTGAGATCCAGGCGCTGGACACCGACGACCACCCGGACATCGCCGCCGCCGTCAGGGTCATCGACCTCGACGACGACGACGACGAGTGA
- a CDS encoding gas vesicle protein GvpG, with the protein MGLIKEVLLLPAAPLRGTVWVAERVLEKAEEDYYNPGLIRREIEQVDELRRTGQISDEAAEEWEDALIERLIESRRRPGARGGGH; encoded by the coding sequence ATGGGCCTGATCAAGGAGGTGCTCCTGCTGCCCGCCGCCCCCCTTCGCGGGACGGTCTGGGTGGCCGAGCGCGTGCTGGAGAAGGCCGAGGAGGACTACTACAACCCCGGGTTGATCCGTCGCGAGATCGAGCAGGTGGACGAGCTGCGGCGCACCGGGCAGATCAGCGATGAGGCCGCCGAGGAGTGGGAGGATGCGCTCATCGAGCGACTCATCGAGAGCAGGCGCCGACCCGGCGCCCGAGGAGGAGGACACTGA
- a CDS encoding gas vesicle protein: protein MSLPADDRRPGEVHQRSQAALAPVALVDLLDRLLGQGVVLSGDLVISLAGVDLVEVHLHALITSVRSEMSRDGA, encoded by the coding sequence ATGAGCCTGCCCGCCGACGACCGTCGCCCCGGGGAGGTGCACCAGCGGTCCCAGGCCGCCCTGGCGCCCGTGGCGCTGGTCGACCTGCTCGACCGGCTGCTCGGGCAGGGAGTCGTCCTCTCCGGCGACCTCGTGATCTCCCTCGCGGGGGTCGACCTCGTGGAGGTGCACCTGCACGCGCTCATCACCTCCGTGCGCAGCGAGATGAGCAGGGACGGCGCATGA
- a CDS encoding GvpL/GvpF family gas vesicle protein, with protein MADGLYAYALTRADVADRVATTGIHGAPVTTVTHEGLAALVSTVDLEEFGEEGLRRHLEDLDWVRDVAFAHDDVVREVAQAGPVAPMRLATVFFGADSVVERLAGMAAELTEVLDRVDGRSEWSVKAFSERGDAAPEGEEKPLSGRDYLARRKQQAQARETASERHVDAVEALHGELAQLALAGRHLSAQDRQLGGYTGEMIMNAAYLVGDEDAERFRGLVEERPAPAGLRFTVEGPWPPYSFAVLEQG; from the coding sequence GTGGCTGATGGTCTCTACGCGTACGCCCTCACCCGGGCGGACGTCGCGGACCGGGTCGCCACCACCGGGATCCACGGCGCCCCGGTCACGACCGTCACCCACGAGGGCCTCGCGGCGCTCGTCTCCACGGTGGATCTCGAGGAGTTCGGCGAGGAGGGCCTGCGCCGGCACCTGGAGGACCTGGACTGGGTGCGCGACGTCGCCTTCGCCCACGACGACGTCGTGCGCGAGGTGGCCCAGGCCGGTCCCGTCGCACCGATGCGGCTGGCGACCGTCTTCTTCGGAGCCGACTCGGTGGTCGAGCGCCTGGCCGGCATGGCGGCGGAGCTGACGGAGGTCCTCGACCGCGTCGACGGCCGCAGCGAGTGGAGCGTCAAGGCCTTCAGCGAGCGGGGCGATGCAGCGCCGGAGGGCGAGGAGAAGCCACTCTCCGGACGGGACTACCTCGCCCGCCGCAAGCAGCAGGCCCAGGCCAGGGAGACGGCGTCCGAGCGGCACGTCGACGCGGTGGAGGCACTGCACGGTGAGCTGGCCCAGCTCGCCCTCGCCGGACGGCACCTCAGCGCCCAGGACCGGCAGCTCGGGGGGTACACCGGCGAGATGATCATGAATGCCGCCTACCTCGTGGGCGACGAGGACGCCGAGCGCTTCCGCGGGCTCGTCGAAGAGCGTCCGGCCCCCGCCGGGTTGCGCTTCACGGTCGAGGGCCCGTGGCCCCCGTACTCCTTCGCCGTGCTGGAGCAGGGATGA
- a CDS encoding GvpL/GvpF family gas vesicle protein, with product MDGLAELALALSTDQVADFEAAAEELAEQAHPWARVSLVGPMAMYDFVPTD from the coding sequence ATGGACGGGCTCGCGGAGCTGGCACTCGCGCTGAGCACCGACCAGGTCGCCGACTTCGAGGCGGCCGCCGAGGAGCTCGCCGAGCAGGCCCACCCCTGGGCCCGGGTGAGCCTGGTCGGACCGATGGCGATGTACGACTTCGTCCCGACCGACTGA
- a CDS encoding gas vesicle protein K, which yields MSDPEGDPPGQGQAYSLPRRMETDADSVERDLIKLVLTIVELVRQLMEKQALRRVDEGDLSDDQVEELGTALMRLEEAMTDLQERFDLTAEDLNLDLGPLGTIL from the coding sequence ATGAGCGACCCAGAGGGCGACCCACCCGGGCAGGGGCAGGCGTACTCCCTTCCCCGGCGGATGGAGACCGACGCCGACTCCGTCGAGCGCGACCTGATCAAGCTCGTGCTGACCATCGTCGAGCTCGTGCGCCAGCTGATGGAGAAGCAGGCCCTGCGACGCGTCGACGAGGGCGACCTCAGCGACGACCAGGTCGAGGAGCTGGGCACCGCCCTGATGCGCCTCGAGGAGGCGATGACCGACCTGCAGGAGCGCTTCGACCTCACCGCCGAGGACCTCAACCTCGACCTCGGACCGCTGGGCACCATCCTCTGA